The region GAAAACTTTTAATTAATTGTCCTATTGCCGATGAACGAGAGGCATACAATGGAATGATCCCATTCTTTGCCCCGACTGACTGCCGTGTTTTCTCATGCAATAACGACGATAAACGAACCGTTTGGTTCAGCTTGCGTTGTTGTCTCGCACTTCTATTTTGTTGGTGAAGATAGTCTTCACGCAAGGTGTGATTGAACATCCCTTGTTTTACCTTTACCATAGCTTCGCAACCTTCTGCACTCCAATGCATTCCTCGCTTTTTCATGCGAAAAGAGATGTGTCGTTGATTCGACTCCATTGCGCCTAATCCTCTGGCGCCTTTCGGAGCCTGTTCTACTTTTTCGCGCCAATCGAAAATCCGATCCCAATTCCGTAAAACATAGGTTCTAAATGTATTCAGTTTTTCCACTGCTGCTGTTTCGTCTAACGTACTTTCATACGTATCCAGCCAAATAGTTAAATGATCTAAATCATGCGTCTTTAATGCTTGCTTGACCTGCTGTTTAAAAACGTTAGTTTTCACGCCAAATGCACGATTCAAGCCTTGGAAGACATGATAAGAGTCTAGCTGATTGAGAACGGGATAATTCGATTGAGAAAAAGCTTCTTGGAATCTATCTGCAGTATAGCCTTGTCCACCGTCACTATTGGTAATGACTTGGGCTTGTTGTAAGGCATAATGATTCGCTGTAAAGGCTTGAACCTCTGCCCAAAAACCAGCGGTTTTTTTAGTCGTCATAATGGCTTTAGGTTCCTTTAAGGAAACGCGTTTTCCGTTTTTATTCCAGCCTTCGTAAAGAATGGCATGACGAACTTCTAAGCTTTTTTTCTTTTCTGTTCCACGAACAAAAACGCCATCCGCTTCGGCATAGAAATAGTCCACTTTTTTCCCTTCTGGTAATTCAGCTGCTTCTTCTAGCTCCAATACGCTTTCTTCATCTTCACGTGCTTGTGCTGATCCAACGCGTTTAAGAAGACTGCCAACTGTTTGGTGGCTGATTGTGACAGCCGTCCATTCATTTAGCATAGTTGCAGTATCTCGATAAGTAGCTTTACTCGCCAACTCAGCCACTTTTACTTCTACTAATGGACTATGACGCTGATATTTTCGAATGCCTAACCACTCATCTAGTGGATAATGATTCTGATCCGTGTGATCTACCATTAAGGTACGATAGTACCGAACGGGACCGAAAATAAATTGGACCGTTTTCCAATCTTCTCGTTTCACTTTCCAACCTTCAAGTTGTTTCTCCTCTTTGATCACCTGATTGATATGAGTGAAGACATCTCCCACTAATTCAGAAAATACTTCATACATATAAACCTGAATAGCTTCTTCTGTCTCTATTAAATTGTTTGAATCCTTTATTATTTGGTAAACCTTTGATATAATCTTATTCATAAGAAGGCCTCTTTCAATTATGTATTTGCCGGTCAAGCATACATTTATGATAGAACGCCTTCTTTCTTTTTGCCAGTAAAAAATAATAATATCTCGAGAACTATTTTACACATACGCTTCTGTAATTTTTTATGAATGATTCAAGTTTTAAATTCATAATATCGCCATCGGCCTGTTCCTTTAGCTATTAAATGCTGATTGAAGATATACTTGATTCTCCTAACAGACAGCTGATTATCACACCATTCACAAATAGCAGATACTGTAATTCTTTCATTTGGAAATAAACGTTTATATTCTTGTACATGTCGCATAATGGTTTGAGAAACTACCTCTTTTTTGCCGCAGTACTGACATGTACAAGTTTCTTTTTTTGTAAAACAATCTATGAAGGATCCACAATCAAAACAAGTAACTCCTTTCTTTAATAATTCCTTTCTGTAATATGGTACATTATGTAAAGAAAAGTCTTCCATATGCATTGGTTTAATTTCTTCTGCGAAACGATAATGGTTTTGATTTAACGTCTCTGAAATTCCGTTAACCATTGAAAAATGAGATTTCAACATTCCAGGTAACAATATTCCGCTATTTCTTGGAGCTTGAAACAATGCAAAATCGCGATTCAAAAAAACGATTTGTTTTTTAATAGCCAAATTATATCCCATTTGATCAACCAGTTGGCGCAATGCTGACTCTGCATTTTTTATTTGATAAAGTGGGTCAAATACTTCTTTTTTAGTTCGCTCATAGTACATCTTTTCATTTTCGTAATAGTATTCACCTTCAAAATTTTTAACTTCGTATATATAAAGACACTTTGCAGTGATCAACAAAGTATCAATTTGAAACTTTTTCCCCCTTACCGTTAAATACAAATCATTTAAAACTATGCTCTCACATTTTAATTGTTCTGTTATGGAATCAAACTGCACTTCTCCATTGTATCCTTTGACCCAGTTCGCATACTTATTACGGTCATCTCTTGATAAAGTCATTCGATTAACCAACGATTCCATCACTAACAATCGAAATGGTTTTTCTCTCTCCTTAAAAGCCATTCACCCACTCCTAATGTTTTTCTTTCTCATTCAATACTATCCGCAATCTATATTGTTTTCGTTTCAAATACAGGTAGTAAATTTTTTGAATCCAAAAAATTCTAATTAACTAACTAATTAATTAACTAACCAACTACCTTGTACTGTAAACTAATTTTTGAGTGCGATTATGGGACTTATGAGGAAAATTCCTTCTAACAACTAATTGAGGCTAGTTTTTTCTATCATTTGTCTGATAGACGGGCTCTACCGAACAACTCTCTACTGCTTTCTTGTCTATTTGTCTGATAGACAGGCTCTACCAAACAACTCTCTACTGTTTCCTTGTCTATTTGTCTGCTAGAGGAGCGCTAGCGAACAACTCTCTACTGTTTCCTTATCGATTTGTCTGCTAGACGAGCTCTACTGAACAACTCTCTGCTGTTTTCTTGTCTATTTGTCTGCTAGACGAGCTCTACTGAACAACTCTCTGCTGTTTTCTTGTCTATTTGTCTGCTAGACGGGCTCTACCGAACAACTCTCTACTGTTGCCTTGTCTATTTGTCTGCTAGACAGGCTCTACCAAACAACTCTCTACTGTTTCCTTGTCTATTTGTCTGCTAGAGGAGCGCTACCGAACAACTCTCTGCTGTTTTCTCGCCGATTTGTCTGCTAGACAATCGCTAGCGAACAGTTCCTTTTATTGCTGCCTCTTTAATTACTTTCTCTTCCTTTTTATAAGCGGATTAATACGAACCAATACAATTATGTGCTACTATGTATAGTAGAAACAATTAGATGATATGAAGGAGCATAAAATAAATGACGCATCAAATAGAAACATTGCAAAGATTTATTGATGAAGCTGAAAAAATCGTCTTTTTTGGCGGTGCGGGAGTTTCAACTGAAAGCGGCTTACCTGATTACCGTTCAAATACCGGTACTTATACTGAATTGGAACGGCAGCAGTTAGACCCCAAGAAAATTATGAGTAAACGATATTTATTAAATTACCCGGAAAAATTTTTTAACCGACCTAACACACGTAAAAACACAGAAGCTCCAAAGCCGAATGCAGCGCATCTCTACTTGGCCGAACTAGAAAAACAAGGGAAAGATGTTCGCATCATCACTCAAAATGTGGATGGCTTGCATCAAGCAGCCGGAAGTAAACTGGTTGTTGAATTGCATGGCAATAACCGTCATTTTCACTGTATGGAATGTGGTCGCGAATACAAATTAAATGAAATTCAACGGGATGAGCAGAATATTCCTCGTTGCCCGATTGATAACGGCATCATTCGTGCAGATGTGATTTTATTTGGCGAAAATCTTAAACCGGGAATTTTAGATCGGGCAAAAGAATTGATGGCCAGTTCAGATTTGCTGATTATTGCCGGTACTTCTTTAACAGTCAATCCATCCAAAAACCTTATTCGCTATTTTAAAGGCAAACGAGTCGTTGTCATCAATAAAACTCCACTCACTATTGATTTACCTGTAGATTTAGCTATTGAAGACGCCGTTGGAAAAGTTTTCCAGCAATTAACTGTTTAAATTGCCTAAAAAAACTGACTGAATTCCACTACTTTAAAAGTATACGGAGTTCAGTCAGTTTTTTACTTATTGCCTATCAGAAATTAAATTAAATCGTAATACTTTAACCCTTCTACAATTCCACCATCAACATGGCTCGCAGTAATATATGTGGCTTTTTCTTTTAAAGACGCTAAACCATTTCCCATCGCTACTCCATAATCTACGTGTTCGACCATTTCAATATCATTGGACCCATCGCCGAAAGCGAAAGTCGGGATCGTCTCAAAATTCAGTGTCTTAACTAATTCCGTAATTCCCGTAGCTTTTGAATTCCCTTTTGGAATGGTATCCATACTGTAAGGCGTGTTGCGATAAAAAGATAATTCTGGAAAGTTCATTTTAAAATAAGCGTCTTGTTCTTTATCCGTATTCAATACCAATGCCATCAACACTTCTTCTTCTAAATG is a window of Carnobacterium mobile DSM 4848 DNA encoding:
- a CDS encoding ISLre2 family transposase; protein product: MNKIISKVYQIIKDSNNLIETEEAIQVYMYEVFSELVGDVFTHINQVIKEEKQLEGWKVKREDWKTVQFIFGPVRYYRTLMVDHTDQNHYPLDEWLGIRKYQRHSPLVEVKVAELASKATYRDTATMLNEWTAVTISHQTVGSLLKRVGSAQAREDEESVLELEEAAELPEGKKVDYFYAEADGVFVRGTEKKKSLEVRHAILYEGWNKNGKRVSLKEPKAIMTTKKTAGFWAEVQAFTANHYALQQAQVITNSDGGQGYTADRFQEAFSQSNYPVLNQLDSYHVFQGLNRAFGVKTNVFKQQVKQALKTHDLDHLTIWLDTYESTLDETAAVEKLNTFRTYVLRNWDRIFDWREKVEQAPKGARGLGAMESNQRHISFRMKKRGMHWSAEGCEAMVKVKQGMFNHTLREDYLHQQNRSARQQRKLNQTVRLSSLLHEKTRQSVGAKNGIIPLYASRSSAIGQLIKSFR
- a CDS encoding nuclease-related domain-containing protein, with product MAFKEREKPFRLLVMESLVNRMTLSRDDRNKYANWVKGYNGEVQFDSITEQLKCESIVLNDLYLTVRGKKFQIDTLLITAKCLYIYEVKNFEGEYYYENEKMYYERTKKEVFDPLYQIKNAESALRQLVDQMGYNLAIKKQIVFLNRDFALFQAPRNSGILLPGMLKSHFSMVNGISETLNQNHYRFAEEIKPMHMEDFSLHNVPYYRKELLKKGVTCFDCGSFIDCFTKKETCTCQYCGKKEVVSQTIMRHVQEYKRLFPNERITVSAICEWCDNQLSVRRIKYIFNQHLIAKGTGRWRYYEFKT
- a CDS encoding NAD-dependent protein deacylase, producing MTHQIETLQRFIDEAEKIVFFGGAGVSTESGLPDYRSNTGTYTELERQQLDPKKIMSKRYLLNYPEKFFNRPNTRKNTEAPKPNAAHLYLAELEKQGKDVRIITQNVDGLHQAAGSKLVVELHGNNRHFHCMECGREYKLNEIQRDEQNIPRCPIDNGIIRADVILFGENLKPGILDRAKELMASSDLLIIAGTSLTVNPSKNLIRYFKGKRVVVINKTPLTIDLPVDLAIEDAVGKVFQQLTV